A genomic segment from Vicia villosa cultivar HV-30 ecotype Madison, WI unplaced genomic scaffold, Vvil1.0 ctg.000402F_1_1, whole genome shotgun sequence encodes:
- the LOC131627784 gene encoding uncharacterized protein LOC131627784, translated as MAVAKDGNTNIFPVAFALVEGETAGGWGFFLKNLCSHVALQPGLCLISDRHASIESAYNNPANGWQNPHSTHVYCIRHIAQNFMREIRDKVLRKTLVSAGYALTQPTFQYYRHEIASSNPDAGRWIDNLAREKWTRSYDNGQRWGHMTTNLAESMNGVFKGIRHLPFTALVQATYYRMASPFARRGERWSAVLESGQVFSETCVKFMKEQSAKANSHIVTSFDRFNRTFSVKETIEHNEGLLRQQYRVFTDEGWCDYGKFQAFRMPCSPVIAACSYAHRDPLALLSLIYKADTLLEVYNNAFQVMVKEDYWPAYEGDVVWHNDNMRRKKKGRPNSTRIRTEMDDHEKMIRKCGICRQVGHNKNTCPNRGATSTNI; from the coding sequence ATGGCTGTGGCAAAAGACGGAAACACTAACATTTTTCCTGTTGCGTTCGCTCTTGTGGAAGGAGAAACTGCTGgaggttggggtttctttctcaAAAATCTTTGTTCACACGTTGCCCTCCAACCTGGGCTCTGTTTGATTTCAGATAGGCATGCTTCCATCGAGAGTGCgtacaacaatccagcaaacgggtGGCAAAACCCACATTCAACGCATGTTTATTGTATTCGACATATCGCACAAAATTTCATGCGAGAGATAAGGGATAAGGTTCTTCGGAAGACTCTTGTCAGTGCTGGATATGCATTGACTCAACCGACGTTCCAATATTATCGACATGAAATTGCATcgtcaaatccagatgcaggcagaTGGATAGATAATCTTGCTAGAGAGAAATGGACCAGATCATACGACAACGGGCAACGATGGgggcacatgactacaaatcttgcgGAGTCTATGAACGGAGTGTTTAAGGGCATCAGACACCTTCCGTTTACTGCCTTGGTGCAagcaacatactataggatggCTTCTCCTTTCGCACGAAGAGGTGAGCGTTGGAGTGCAGTTTTAGAATCCGGACAAGTATTCAGCGAAACCTgcgtcaaattcatgaaagagcaatctgccaaAGCCAACAGCCACATTGTTACATCTTTCGACCGATTTAACCGGACCttcagtgtcaaagaaacaattgaGCATAACGAGGGCCTTCTGAGACAACAATACAGGGTTTTTACAGACGAAGGGTGGTGCGACTAcggaaagtttcaagcctttcgcATGCCATGCTCTCCTGTCATAGCAGCATGTTCGTATGCGCACCGAGATCCGTTAGCACTTTTATCTCTCATTTACAAGGCGGATACCTTGCTCGAAGTGTACAACAATGCGTTTCAAGTGATGGTaaaggaggattattggcctgcATATGAGGGGGACGTGGTTTGGCATAATGACAacatgcggcgaaagaaaaaaggtCGACCAAACAGCACACGGATCCGAACCGAAATGGATGATCATGAGAAAATGATAAGAAAATGTGGCATATGTCGTCAAGTCGGGCACAATAAAAATACTTGTCCTAATCGTGGAGCAACCTCCACCAACATTTAA